From the genome of Miscanthus floridulus cultivar M001 chromosome 10, ASM1932011v1, whole genome shotgun sequence, one region includes:
- the LOC136486772 gene encoding cycloartenol-C-24-methyltransferase-like isoform X2 gives MKEAGFEIVLARDLAEDSPCPWYWDIDARLFSWSNFSYSGVAKFLMRAIAGTLEFLRIAPKGSSKLVSMLHTASNDLIISCREQIFTVTFFVLGRKPLKESDV, from the exons ATGAAAGAAGCTGGATTCGAG ATTGTCTTGGCGAGGGATCTTGCTGAGGACTCTCCATGCCCATGGTACTGGGACATAGATGCCCGCCTTTTCTCATGGAGCAACTTCAGTTACTCTGGTGTCGCAAAGTTCCTCATGCGTGCAATT GCTGGTACACTGGAGTTCCTCCGGATTGCTCCGAAAGGCAGCAGTAAGCTTGTTAGCATGCTGCATACTGCATCCAATGACCTCATCATAAGCTGTCG GGAACAGATCTTTACAGTGACCTTCTTTGTCCTTGGCCGGAAACCTCTCAAGGAAAGTGATGTTTAA
- the LOC136486772 gene encoding cycloartenol-C-24-methyltransferase 1-like isoform X1, with the protein MSQSGASNVSRAFQRRNIARNQFESAVEQYEKYHDIHGGDKEFRKSNYAHMANTYYDLITKFVELMWGQSFHFAPRWHGETLGESIKRFEHFIALQLGLKKGMKVLDVGCGIGGPLRSVHPGYERSWIRDCLGEGSC; encoded by the exons ATGTCACAGTCCGGGGCCTCAAATGTTTCTAGGGCCTTTCAAAGGCGAAACATCGCCAGGAATCAATTTGAATCAGCCGTTGAACA ATATGAGAAGTACCACGACATACATGGAGGGGACAAAGAATTCAGGAAGTCGAACTATGCACATATG GCAAACACTTATTATGATCTTATaacaaaatttgttgaacttatgTGGGGTCAATCATTCCATTTCGCCCCAAG ATGGCATGGTGAAACACTTGGCGAAAGCATCAAGCGGTTTGAGCATTTTATTGCCCTTCAATTGGGGCTCAAAAAGGGGATGAAG GTCTTGGATGTAGGATGTGGAATTGGGGGGCCCTTAAGGTCAGTGCATCCAGGCTATGAAAGAAGCTGGATTCGAG ATTGTCTTGGCGAGGGATCTTGCTGA